The Methanobacterium lacus genome includes a region encoding these proteins:
- a CDS encoding Hsp20/alpha crystallin family protein, which produces MDKTSKTKEKAIEVKKGALEKTLDAKDKALDKTLEAKDKALMKTSQIKKDTGTKTAAIKDEASEKTTELKENTEKTRKQAENKINDFINSLKGKQDELGKTLSDYATGEKPLTDIISSPESFIIKADLPGVSKEDVSVHITEDLVEITAKFEDYPEDADFIKKERNYGEVNRKIKLPELVEVKKASAKFEDSVLTIELPKVKEDKIKIEID; this is translated from the coding sequence ATGGATAAAACTTCAAAAACTAAAGAAAAAGCCATAGAAGTTAAAAAAGGAGCATTAGAAAAAACTTTAGATGCTAAGGACAAAGCCCTCGACAAAACACTCGAAGCAAAGGACAAAGCCCTTATGAAAACATCCCAAATTAAAAAAGATACCGGCACCAAAACCGCAGCCATAAAGGATGAAGCTTCTGAGAAAACAACAGAGTTAAAGGAAAACACTGAAAAAACCCGAAAACAAGCTGAAAATAAAATAAATGATTTCATCAACTCTCTAAAAGGTAAACAGGACGAACTAGGCAAAACACTTTCAGATTACGCAACTGGAGAAAAACCACTCACAGATATAATAAGCAGCCCAGAATCTTTCATAATCAAAGCAGACCTTCCAGGAGTTTCAAAAGAAGATGTATCTGTCCATATAACCGAAGATTTAGTAGAAATTACAGCTAAATTTGAAGATTATCCTGAAGATGCAGATTTCATCAAAAAAGAGAGAAATTACGGCGAAGTAAATCGGAAAATAAAACTTCCAGAACTGGTAGAAGTTAAAAAGGCTTCTGCAAAATTTGAAGATTCTGTGTTAACAATAGAACTGCCAAAAGTTAAAGAAGACAAGATCAAGATAGAAATTGATTAA
- a CDS encoding histidine kinase dimerization/phosphoacceptor domain -containing protein: MIAEEDNEKIPTKNYTLSFQRAGIFSVLFLLLYVGLWFGLGSNHNTQAVISFFMVSIVYLAVTIILYFTTKSIGSSEKRLKAAWGFLTCAVLVSFLGNLFWVLSIFSNQNPTTSFAEVLYVIFYPLFLIGVLLFPSSKKTQIQQLKHCFDLIIIIFSFMLMFWIFLLAPGLKNFSGNFANLVIMLSYVLGGLALVFAMFDLLLNRLKEDMHGPVVLLLSSTLILLITNSIYIYQFIHNSYFSGDPSDIGWIIGYLLIGLAGVSQLNNQKIKLDILIEISSNIYRNYSFTSYLAVAGVSVGYLSLVWAYNTNSSDLYFLELGVGVLIILVVARQFVSINENKNLYKQAQTEIALRKEISKNLTDSELAYRTIFENTGTATVIIDEDDVIALSNTEFEKLSGYKKGEIEDKKSWKEFVVKDDLKLMKKYNQIRILENELDPQNYDFRLKNKNGEIKNVYAVAVLMPGSNSSLISLLDVTDQKNAEDEIKRSLHEKEILLKEIHHRVKNNLTVISSLLNLQSRYIKDKDDLKMFMESQSRAKSMAIIHQKLYSSQDLKHIDFDDYIKTLARDIFDVYVQNPSEINMFFDVEDIKLDINTSIPLGLILNELLTNALKYAFPHNEPGVSKNHEGKVTVKLHRRDEGYRLIVEDNGVGLPDDFDMNSNTSLGIQLINTLTQQIDGHVSYCSDNGTKFIIDFKDNLYS, from the coding sequence ATGATTGCAGAAGAGGACAACGAGAAAATCCCAACTAAAAATTATACTCTTTCTTTCCAAAGGGCGGGAATATTTTCAGTTCTGTTTTTATTATTGTACGTTGGGCTATGGTTTGGTTTAGGATCTAACCACAACACACAAGCAGTTATTTCTTTTTTCATGGTTTCCATAGTTTATCTAGCAGTTACCATCATCTTATATTTCACAACAAAGTCAATAGGATCGTCAGAAAAGCGATTGAAGGCAGCATGGGGATTTTTAACCTGTGCAGTTTTAGTTTCATTTTTAGGTAATTTGTTTTGGGTTTTAAGTATTTTTTCCAATCAAAATCCAACCACGTCGTTTGCTGAAGTTTTGTACGTGATATTTTATCCTCTTTTTTTGATTGGAGTACTCCTTTTTCCATCTTCTAAAAAAACTCAGATTCAACAGTTGAAACATTGCTTCGATCTTATCATCATAATTTTCTCTTTCATGTTGATGTTCTGGATATTTCTACTGGCACCGGGTTTAAAAAATTTCAGTGGAAACTTCGCCAATCTGGTAATAATGTTGTCATACGTTCTTGGAGGACTTGCACTGGTTTTTGCAATGTTCGATCTGTTGCTTAACAGACTAAAAGAGGATATGCACGGTCCTGTGGTATTGTTGCTTTCAAGCACCCTCATCCTTCTAATAACCAACAGTATTTACATCTACCAGTTCATTCATAATTCCTATTTTTCAGGTGATCCTTCAGACATAGGTTGGATCATTGGATACTTACTCATTGGACTTGCTGGAGTGTCCCAATTAAATAATCAGAAAATTAAATTGGATATTTTGATCGAAATTTCGTCCAACATCTACAGAAATTATTCATTTACTTCTTACCTTGCTGTTGCAGGTGTTTCAGTGGGTTACTTATCCTTAGTATGGGCGTACAATACCAACAGTTCAGATTTATATTTTTTAGAATTGGGGGTTGGTGTTCTGATAATTTTAGTTGTTGCTCGTCAATTCGTTTCAATAAATGAAAATAAGAACCTCTACAAACAGGCACAAACTGAAATTGCGTTGAGGAAAGAAATTTCTAAGAATCTAACAGATTCAGAATTGGCTTATCGTACCATATTTGAGAACACAGGTACTGCAACAGTTATTATAGATGAAGACGATGTGATTGCTCTTTCTAACACAGAATTTGAGAAGTTGTCGGGTTATAAAAAAGGGGAGATTGAGGATAAAAAATCTTGGAAAGAATTTGTGGTTAAGGATGATCTAAAACTCATGAAGAAATACAATCAGATAAGGATACTTGAAAATGAACTGGATCCTCAAAACTATGATTTCAGGTTAAAGAATAAAAATGGGGAAATAAAAAATGTCTACGCTGTGGCAGTTTTAATGCCTGGTTCTAATTCTAGTTTAATATCGTTACTGGATGTTACAGATCAAAAGAATGCTGAGGATGAGATAAAAAGATCGTTGCATGAAAAGGAAATTCTTCTCAAGGAAATACATCACAGGGTAAAAAACAATTTAACTGTTATATCAAGTCTTCTTAACCTGCAGTCAAGGTACATAAAGGATAAGGATGATCTGAAAATGTTCATGGAAAGTCAGAGCAGGGCTAAATCCATGGCAATTATCCATCAAAAATTATACTCCTCTCAGGATCTTAAACACATAGATTTCGATGATTATATTAAAACACTTGCAAGGGATATTTTTGATGTTTATGTTCAAAATCCATCGGAAATAAACATGTTCTTTGATGTGGAAGATATTAAACTGGATATCAACACTTCCATACCATTGGGACTCATATTAAATGAACTTTTAACCAATGCACTGAAATATGCATTTCCCCATAATGAACCGGGGGTTTCTAAAAATCATGAGGGTAAAGTCACTGTTAAACTTCACAGGAGAGATGAGGGATACAGGTTAATTGTTGAGGATAATGGTGTGGGTTTACCCGATGACTTTGATATGAACAGCAATACTTCACTGGGTATACAACTTATTAACACGTTAACACAGCAGATAGATGGACATGTGAGTTACTGCAGTGACAATGGAACCAAGTTCATAATAGACTTTAAAGATAACTTGTACTCATGA
- a CDS encoding ABC transporter permease: protein MSFLSLVVKNPFRNKTRSALAIVGIAIGIMVIVALGMVTGGLKTSTQSTLKAGAAEITALQTGSNSFGSGGTLNESLVNDLLSTNGVKDTAGILRATNTSSSASSLSSNSSQSSFGPGGSISITGIDAGKLSLVGIDSVNGSAFSNGSTDEVIIGKTFAQDQNLTVGNTINLYGKDFKITGTFETGSFLTDAGIYMPLSTLQNLTSNDNKVSAILVKVTDNANVTTVSQNIETSYPNQLTTTTAEATASRINQGLGFIDTASWAISLLAIFIGAVGVINTMIMSVYERTREIGVLKAVGWTDKRILGMILGESIVLTLIAFVVGTIIAVVGVEILLTYSPSVSGIIKPSFALDIFARAFVVAFLVGVIGGLYPAYRASRLSPTEALRYE from the coding sequence ATGTCATTTTTATCGCTGGTGGTAAAAAATCCATTCAGAAACAAAACAAGAAGTGCCCTTGCTATTGTTGGGATAGCAATTGGTATAATGGTAATAGTAGCACTGGGGATGGTTACAGGCGGCCTTAAAACTTCAACACAAAGTACATTGAAGGCAGGAGCAGCAGAAATAACTGCCCTACAAACAGGGTCCAACAGTTTCGGTTCAGGTGGAACTTTGAATGAATCGTTGGTAAACGATCTGCTTTCAACTAACGGTGTTAAAGATACTGCAGGTATTTTAAGAGCGACAAACACATCCAGCAGCGCGAGTTCTTTGAGTTCGAACAGCTCTCAATCTAGTTTCGGACCGGGGGGTTCGATATCCATAACTGGTATAGATGCTGGAAAGTTGAGTTTAGTTGGTATTGATTCTGTGAATGGCTCAGCATTTAGCAACGGAAGCACCGATGAGGTAATAATAGGCAAAACATTTGCCCAGGATCAAAACCTAACAGTTGGAAACACCATTAACCTCTATGGTAAAGACTTTAAAATAACTGGAACATTCGAAACAGGAAGTTTCCTCACTGACGCTGGAATTTACATGCCACTGTCAACATTACAAAATTTAACAAGCAACGACAACAAGGTCAGTGCAATCCTAGTTAAAGTAACAGACAACGCAAATGTAACTACCGTGAGTCAAAATATTGAAACTTCTTATCCGAATCAGCTCACAACAACAACAGCTGAAGCCACAGCAAGCAGAATAAATCAGGGATTAGGATTTATTGACACTGCATCATGGGCAATTTCATTACTTGCCATATTCATCGGTGCTGTGGGAGTTATAAACACCATGATAATGTCTGTATACGAAAGAACAAGGGAAATTGGAGTACTAAAGGCAGTTGGTTGGACAGATAAACGAATATTGGGCATGATACTTGGAGAATCAATCGTACTGACCTTAATTGCATTTGTAGTTGGTACCATAATAGCCGTTGTTGGAGTGGAGATACTACTGACATACAGCCCATCAGTATCGGGAATAATTAAACCATCATTTGCACTGGACATATTTGCAAGAGCATTCGTAGTTGCATTCCTTGTAGGTGTGATAGGAGGTTTATATCCTGCTTACAGAGCAAGCAGATTATCCCCAACGGAGGCACTGCGTTATGAATAA